From Serratia fonticola:
TGCAGCGCATAACAGAGCTTGCGGCCATCTTCGACGTGGCGGGCCTCAACGAACGGCAGGCGTTCATCACGCCAGAACTGTGGGGCATATTGGCTCATGGTCTCTTCTCTGGCGTTGTTACGGGGAGAGCTTGTTATAGCGCAAATAGCATTGCGTGGTCGAGAGGGAGCAAGAAAATGGTAGCGTGGTTGCAGCGGTTAGTTTTGCCGCCGATGGTGATGGCAGTTTGTGCTGCGGGGATGACGGCAACCCGCTGGCTAGCCGAGGAGGGCTGGCAAGATAACCGGGTTATGCTCTGGACTGCTGGTGCATTAGCGGTGGCTTCCGTGCTAATTATGTTTAGTGCCAGTTATGCTTTTCACCGGGCTGGCACCACGTTGCATCCACAAAAATTTCAGCAGGTCAGCGCGTTGCTGGTTAACGGCGTTTTCCGTTTCAGCCGTAATCCGGTGTATCTAGGGCAGGTCCTGCTGTTGGCGGCTTGGGGACTGTTGCTGGGAGGTATCGGCGTCTGGTTATGGTGGGGGTTATTTTTTGCCTATCTGGATCGCGTGCAGATCCCGCGTGAAGAGACGTTCCTACGAGCCAACTTTGGGCAAGACTACGATGTGTTTTGCCGCCGGGTAAGGCGTTGGCTTTGAGTAGTTATTCCAGCCAGCAGGCCCCTCACCCCAACCCTCTCCCACAGGGAGAGGGAGCTGATTCGGCGTTGTCGTCAGGTACCGCGAACCAGCTATTTCACTGCAACAGAGAGCTGATTTAGTGCCGTGATTAGGTAAATTTCTATACTGATAGCGAACTCGATCGGTCCCCTCTCCCTGTGGGAGAGGGTTAGGGTGAGGGGTCATTTTGATGCTGGATCTCAATCTTCTTCTTCGTTACGCGCCATCAGTTGCCGCTGGTGCTCATCGCTGGCCGCCTGGATCTCTTCCAGCACCGAGTCAACGTCGGCCCGCTTGCTGGTTTCAACAAATTTACCGGTCAACTCCGTCTCCGGCGTCAGGTTGCCTTCCTGGTACAGCGCCCAAATCTCTTTGGCATACTTGCTGCCCAGCAGCTGCGGCGCATACTGGCCGTAGTAGTGAGTCATATTGTTGATATCGCGTTCAAACATGCTTTTGGCATGGTTGTTGGCGGCGGCATCTACCACCTGCGGCAAATCGATAATCACCGGCCCGTCTTTATCCATCAGCACGTTGAACTCTGACAGATCGCCGTGAACCAGCCCAACACAGAGCATGCGCACGGCATAGTTCATCATCAAGGCATGATCGTTCAACGCCTGTTCCGGCGTTAACGTGACGTCACTCAGGCGTGGGGCTACCAGACCTTCTTCATCGGTGATCAGCTCCATCAGTAATACACCGTCCAGGCAGATATCCGGCTGTGGCACACGTACGCCGGCCTTGGCCAGCAGGTATAGCGCGTCCACTTCGGTATTCTGCCAGGCCTCTTCCTGCTGTTGGCGGCCAAATTTGGAGCCTTTACTCATGGCGCGGGCGTCGCGGCTATTGCGCACCTTGCGGCCTTCCTGGTAGTTCACGGCCTGCTTGAAGTTGCGTTTATCGGCTTCTTTGTACACTTTGGCGCAGCGGATCTCTTTACCGCAACGCACGATAAATACGTCGGCTTCTTTGCCACTTTTCAAACGGCGGATGACGTCGTCGATTAAACCATCATCTACCAATGGCTGGAGTCGTTTTGGAATTTTCATGCAGCCTTGTACCCTATTTAGGCTCCGCTGTGAATATTTGCTTATGGTCTTAATGAAAAATCGGACCAAAAAGGCAAAAATGGGTTTTGCCGCCGGGGTGGTACATTGCCTCCCCGGAGGACCTTACTCTGCTTCGGCCATGACCCAGACGCTAACGCTGCCGCCGTTGACCGGGAAGGCGGCGTTACCGTGCTCATCTGTCATAATATCGTCCTCGCGGTTGCCGAGGAAGTCACGCCAGGATTTATGCGCAAAATTTTCGCCCAGCGCGACGGTTTTACTGCTTTCAGCCCCGTTGGTCATCACCACCACGCAACCGGGTTGCTCGGCAGTGCCACTGCGGCTGAAGGCGATGCAGTGCGGATCGTCAAAATAGTCGTGTTGTTCGCCGTTAGCAAAGCGTTGACGCGCCTGGATCAGCTTCTCCAGTTCGGCAATCACCGGCATGTCAATCTGGTATTGCTGGCCGTCATCGCCTTGATCGCTATAACTGGCACCGTACAGATCCGGGTAAAACAGGCAAGGAACGCCTTGTTCACGCAGCAGGATCAGGGCGTAGGCCAGCGGTTTGAACCAGGGTTCGACCGGCGCTTCAAGCGATTGCAACGGCTGAGTGTCATGGTTTGCCACCAGAGTTACCGCATGGGCAGGGTCGACGGCGACCAGCGTATCGGTAAACAGCTGCGACATATCGTAACCATCGCCCTGTTTTGACGCCAGATGGAATTTCAGCTGTAGCGGCACGTCGAACAGCATCACCTTACCATCGACCAGTGTTAAATACTGTTGTAATGCCGCCAGATCGTGTGACCAGTATTCGGCCACGATAAACAGATCGCGCTGTGCCGCATCGCGCACGTGATCTGCCCAGTCTTTAAAGAACCAGGCTGGGATATGTTTGGTGGCATCCAACCGGAACCCGTCGCAAGGCAGGATTTCCATCAACCAGCGTGCCCAGTATTTTAGCTCCTCGACGACGGCCTGGTTACGGAACTCCACGTTGGCGCCCATCAAATAGTCAAAGTTGCCGTTTTCGTCGTCAACCTGATCGCTCCAACCCTCTTCGCCATGGTCATTGGCTATCTTGAAGATGCCTTTGTCATCCGGTTGCTCGATATAATCGACGCCGCTAAAGCAGGTATAGTCCCAGATAAATTTGGAATAGGCCCCTTGCCGCCCTGGGAAGGTAAAGCGAGTGTAGGCCAGCGCGTCGATGCCAACCTCTGCGATATCGTTACGGTTATCTTCATCGACCTTATAGACGTGCACCTGCTCTTTTTCATCGGCGCCGATCTTGTGGTTGAACACCACGTCATAGATCACCCGGATCTGGTGTTCGCGCAGGCTATTAACGGCCTGCGTCAACGCCTCTTTGTCGCCGTATTTGGTGGCGCGGGTGCCTTTTTGATCAAACTCCCCCAGATCGAACAGATCGTAGCTGTCATACCCCACCGAATAGCCACCAGCAGCCCCTTTATAGGCTGGTGGCAGCCATAGATCGGTTACTCCTAGCTCGGCCAGGGCGGGGGCACGTTCGGTGACCTCCTGCCATAGCTTGCCGCCATCCGGGTAGTACCAATGGAAAAACTGTAACAGCGTGGTCTTTTTCGTCATCAGTCAGTACCCCGGTTCGTCAGTAAACGTGTGCCAAATGCTCGGCCCCTCTAAGCATGGGCCACTTTTGGCAAAAGGGAAAATAGCTGGCGCTAGCCTGCAAGCAGAGTAGCCTCTTGGCGCGGGGAGAGTATGGCCGATTTGGCCGCCGCCCGTGAACTGTGAGCCGTTTCACCGTTCGGGCGTTTCCGTTATGTGAAGATATAACCAGTTGATAACAAAAAACTAACGATGACAGGGAGAAGGGATGATGGATTACCCGATGGGCGTTTCCGCGCTGGTGACTTTGGTGGTGATCGCCTTATGGGCAACGTCGCGTTTGCCGGAGTATCTGGTTGCGCTGCTGTTTTTTGCTGCGGTGATGGTGTTACAGCTAGCGCCGACGGCAGTGGTGTTTTCCGGGTTTGCCTCATCGGCATTCTGGCTGGTATTGAGCGGCTTTGTGCTGGGGACGGCCATTCGTTCTACGGGGCTGGCCGATCGGCTGGCCAACCGTATTCTGCCGCTACTGGCTGGCTCCTGGCCACGATTGGTGGGCGGAGTAGTGGCCATCAGCTATGCGCTGGCCTTTGTCATGCCGTCGAATATGGGGCGTATTACCCTGCTGATGCCGATCATCATGGCGTTAGCCGAACGTGCCGGGTTGGCGGAAGGATCGCGTGGCCGCTATGGCCTGGCGTTGGCGGTAGGGTTTGGTACCTTCCAACTTTCCGCCAGCATTCTGCCTGCCAACGTACCTAATCTGGTGATGAGCGGGGCGGCAGAAAGCGCCTATGGTATTCACTTCACCTACCTGTCTTATCTGCTGCTGCATGCGCCGATCCTGGGGCTGGCAAAAGGCGCGTTGCTGACGTTATGCATCTGCTGGCTGTTCCGCGCCAAACCGCAGCCGGTGGAAAAAACCTCCGAGCAGAGTGCACTTAGCGTAGCGGAATGGCGGTTGATCGCGCTGCTACTGATCACGGTGCTGTTGTGGATCACCGATAGTTGGCACGGCATCGCTCCCGCCTGGGTAGGGCTGGCTGCCGCCTGCGTTTGCCTGTTGCCGCGTATTGGTTTCCTGACGGGGGAGCAGTTTGCAGCCGGTGTCAACATCCGCACCTGTCTCTATGTGGCGGGGATCCTTGGGTTGACGGCTTTGGTGAGCCACTCCGGGTTGGGGGATTGGTTAGGCAGTGCGTTGCTGAACGTCATACCGCAAACACAGGATCGGCCATTTACCGCTTTTGGCCTGTTGATCGGTATTACGACGCTGTTGAATTTTGTTGTGACGGCCAATGGCGTACCCGCGCTGTTCACGCCGCTGGCACAGGTTCTGTCAGAGGGGAGTGGCTTGCCGCTAACCACGGTATTGATGACGCAGGTGATTGGCTATGCCACGCCGCTGCTGCCGTATCAGGCATCACCGATTGTGGTGGCAATGGGGATGGGGAAAGTTCCGCCGCGTGAAGGACTGAAACTGTGTCTGCTGCTGGCCTTGTTAACCTTTGGGCTGTTGGTACCGTTGGATTATCTATGGTTCGGGCTATTGGGCTGGTTTGGCTGAGGGGTAAATAGCAAAAGGCGGCACCAAGGCCGCCTGATACTGCAAACATTCTCCCACCGGCTCAAAACGTAGGGGCGCTGCATGCTGCGCCCTTCCGGCCGACGAGTTTATGATTAGTTATAGATAATCGCGGTGCCGTGCAGTTTGTTACTGCCGGTGGTTGCGATGATCTGGAAGGATTTGGCGCCAGCTGCATCCGCTTTAGCCGCCAGTTTATTTTCCAGTGATGTCAGGTCAGAAGCGCCACTCACGGTGATCACGCCTGATTGTTGCAGATCGGTGGGTTGGCTGCTGACCAACTCTGCGGCGAAGCTACCGAAAGATACAGAAGCTAGTGCGATGGCGGCGACGGTCATTTTCAGGTTTTTCATGATTTGGTTTCCTATCTCTACATGAGCAATAAAGTTTTGGTGTTATCCCGTTTAATTACTTAACGGTCGATAACTTAATGGTAGGCTCCTGCCCGAACGATTGCAAATGTTTTTTTATTGGTCGTTAATTAATTCGTGCTATCCCGCTCAAGCCGCGGGCCGATGGGGAAGGGATGTTAAGATAGGATTTTAAATTAACTTGTTGTTATTTAATCTGAATTCTAATGTTTTCTCGTATTTTTCGTCATCCTGTAGCAAGACGCAACCCGGATTGAACGCCGTTTTTTGCCCGGCAGGGGGCGTC
This genomic window contains:
- the bhsA gene encoding multiple stress resistance protein BhsA, which translates into the protein MKNLKMTVAAIALASVSFGSFAAELVSSQPTDLQQSGVITVSGASDLTSLENKLAAKADAAGAKSFQIIATTGSNKLHGTAIIYN
- a CDS encoding methyltransferase family protein, which gives rise to MVAWLQRLVLPPMVMAVCAAGMTATRWLAEEGWQDNRVMLWTAGALAVASVLIMFSASYAFHRAGTTLHPQKFQQVSALLVNGVFRFSRNPVYLGQVLLLAAWGLLLGGIGVWLWWGLFFAYLDRVQIPREETFLRANFGQDYDVFCRRVRRWL
- a CDS encoding SLC13 family permease: MMDYPMGVSALVTLVVIALWATSRLPEYLVALLFFAAVMVLQLAPTAVVFSGFASSAFWLVLSGFVLGTAIRSTGLADRLANRILPLLAGSWPRLVGGVVAISYALAFVMPSNMGRITLLMPIIMALAERAGLAEGSRGRYGLALAVGFGTFQLSASILPANVPNLVMSGAAESAYGIHFTYLSYLLLHAPILGLAKGALLTLCICWLFRAKPQPVEKTSEQSALSVAEWRLIALLLITVLLWITDSWHGIAPAWVGLAAACVCLLPRIGFLTGEQFAAGVNIRTCLYVAGILGLTALVSHSGLGDWLGSALLNVIPQTQDRPFTAFGLLIGITTLLNFVVTANGVPALFTPLAQVLSEGSGLPLTTVLMTQVIGYATPLLPYQASPIVVAMGMGKVPPREGLKLCLLLALLTFGLLVPLDYLWFGLLGWFG
- a CDS encoding PA4780 family RIO1-like protein kinase; protein product: MKIPKRLQPLVDDGLIDDVIRRLKSGKEADVFIVRCGKEIRCAKVYKEADKRNFKQAVNYQEGRKVRNSRDARAMSKGSKFGRQQQEEAWQNTEVDALYLLAKAGVRVPQPDICLDGVLLMELITDEEGLVAPRLSDVTLTPEQALNDHALMMNYAVRMLCVGLVHGDLSEFNVLMDKDGPVIIDLPQVVDAAANNHAKSMFERDINNMTHYYGQYAPQLLGSKYAKEIWALYQEGNLTPETELTGKFVETSKRADVDSVLEEIQAASDEHQRQLMARNEEED
- the amyA gene encoding alpha-amylase, with amino-acid sequence MTKKTTLLQFFHWYYPDGGKLWQEVTERAPALAELGVTDLWLPPAYKGAAGGYSVGYDSYDLFDLGEFDQKGTRATKYGDKEALTQAVNSLREHQIRVIYDVVFNHKIGADEKEQVHVYKVDEDNRNDIAEVGIDALAYTRFTFPGRQGAYSKFIWDYTCFSGVDYIEQPDDKGIFKIANDHGEEGWSDQVDDENGNFDYLMGANVEFRNQAVVEELKYWARWLMEILPCDGFRLDATKHIPAWFFKDWADHVRDAAQRDLFIVAEYWSHDLAALQQYLTLVDGKVMLFDVPLQLKFHLASKQGDGYDMSQLFTDTLVAVDPAHAVTLVANHDTQPLQSLEAPVEPWFKPLAYALILLREQGVPCLFYPDLYGASYSDQGDDGQQYQIDMPVIAELEKLIQARQRFANGEQHDYFDDPHCIAFSRSGTAEQPGCVVVMTNGAESSKTVALGENFAHKSWRDFLGNREDDIMTDEHGNAAFPVNGGSVSVWVMAEAE